The Populus trichocarpa isolate Nisqually-1 chromosome 18, P.trichocarpa_v4.1, whole genome shotgun sequence genomic interval ACCGATGGCTCATTTCAAGTTGATCTAAGCTATTTCACCTGTCAGTTGGGTGAGATATATTCATTGATAGTTTATTTCCTCAGGACCTTAGGTGCATGTGTgcaatcaaaatcatcatctgtAGCTTTTACTGATGAAGCTTCAATCACATTATCCATATGGAAATAAACATTCATCAGTCCACATATTTCATCCACCAAAACACATAATTGATTCAACCAATTTCCCATTAAAGTTGCCAAGGCCCATAACTAATACGGTCACATTTTTCCATCAATagagattaaaatatttgtcaACATTCAACATTTTGATGTGTAAGAATTTTAACTGCAGAAGATGAAACCATTACTTTTCTCAAATAGCACTTTTGTTTGCAGTGTAAACAACAGTGCAATCAATCGTACAGATTTTcacaagaaataataaaactaaacaaaGCCACAACTCGCAAAAGCTGAATCAGGGGAATGACAACTAAGATTACAACAAAGCAATTCCAATACCTAAACTGATCCTAGAGTTGTCGAACTCCTAAGCAGCCAAACACATTTCTCTCACTACacacaacttaaaaaaaaaaaatcagaggcCATGTATAATATACCATAAGACTAGCCTCTTCACATACATTTCAAACAAGTGAAACAAATGTTCCTAATTAGCATGGAAAACCAATGAGCTAGAACAAACATAATAgactaatgaaataaaaaagtatttaaccGAACAATACAAAGAGAATAAAACACATCATCAAATTTCACTTGCTTTCTTGTTTCATGGAAGAGAAGAAACCCAATACAGTAAAGTAGATATGACTATAACTTATAACGAAAACCCAGATTAGCCAAGCATGAATTAGTGATTACAGCTTCATGGTATACCTGAAAAGAATGGAGGTAACTGAGTTTGAGGAACTCTGATCTCTGGTCATAAGAAACAGTGAAAGGCTCCATTTTGAGAGAGGAAGCCCTCAATTTAGAATGATACAAAGCCATGACACATAAAGGGTAGTTAGAAGAAGACCCAGAGTCTTTCCCTGAAACCATGTTTGCCAACAAGTTTAAttcaaaccaaaaaacaaaacaaaaatactttctaaaaatttgaaactaGAGAAGTGTACTTACACGTTGCAACTGAAGAggtaattatcatttttatggTGGGGGAGACGAGAATCAGAAGAAAAGTTGGGTGCTTTAAGCCATTGTCTACAAAGAATAGGAACTGCTGGCTAGCTCTTAGCCAAAGCTCTCTCCTGCAGACATATATCATGAGAGATGGAGATGAAGATGATCTTTAAATGGGCCAAAAGAGTCCAATTTCATAGCTGAGCTCTAGATTAAAGTTTCATGGGCCATATCAATACAGTGGAGAAGCTTGAAATGACTCATGTGAGCTAGACTGGGCTCGTGAATGGTTACAGATTAAAATGTAATGGGCCAGATAAAGTAACAAAACTGAAATaccaataattaattgataatcatatccctttttatctttatttttaatactataatTATAGAATTTACGATTTTAATGATTATAAATTCACTCATCACCCGAGCTTAAAAATCTAGGAACATTCAATACACATTTTCTttccccaataatattttttttgttgttttacaaGCATAGTTTATCCTAGATTATTGCCTGTAATATCACTGCAACCTagacaaaaaaaagtttttagaatgtaaaaaaacattatccctttttaaaagattattccaactcttttatatataaaaaaaatagaaaaaccatctcttcaaaaaaaaaaatataataaagcatataatatataatagagaaatataaatagaaaaacatcaaattaactaagaaaaattttcatttcCCTAAAAAATTGCCATCATAATTTAAACAGCACAATTGActcataaaataacatttgtactcaggttcgagtcatgtggttactaatatgatgacactggagacttacatgatcgttaacttcagggtccttgagattagtcaagatacACACAAGCTAGCCCGaacactcatatatatatatatatatatatatatatatatatatatatatatatatatatatattaaaaaaaaaaaaacatttgtgcTATCGATCAGACGCAACGTAAAGGTGCCATTCATGTGAATCACTCTAAGAACATGATTTCTATCGTCTTTTTTATAGCAGCATTCATGCTTAGCCTAATTGGCATATGTAAAATCGACAGATAAGATAGTCAATATATAGAGTTGCAAAGCACCCCAGCCATGCCAGCAGGACCAGGTTTTCCTAGAGAGAAATCATCTGCATTCCATTTGAGAAAAAACTGTGCCAGAAGAACCAAAGGGATGCAGGGAAGATCTACCACAGTAGATCCACCTCATGACACTCTTCAAAACTTACAACACGTGACAACCAGTATAGGCAAACATTGGATAAATGGCCTCCCACCAAACAGCTAACCTCATGAAGAAAACGTTCTCAATTTATTTCTGTATTCTGTGATCTGTTTATTTCTGTAGGTTTCAGCCATTCAAAGGAAATCAGATGTCGAAATAGGTCTAATATTGGTAGCTGTTACTGTGATGATCAATGCCCTGATGCATGCTCAAAAGCTTTACGTGCAAACCAGATCCTACTGGTAACAAATATTGTTGCTGCACTGATCCATGATCGTCAGCAAATGTAGTGAGTCAGGCGAGGCCTCCCTCTCTCATAGATGAAGTGAATGCAGAGACGTAAAACCATACTgggaaaaaattatgttagCTATCATTCAAGTATCGAAGACTAGAGCTTATATACCAGATGAtaagtgaatttatttttattttgtatataagGTTTGAAACTAAAGAAAAGAGGCAAGAAAGAAGGATGTTAACTACACAGATACGTACagtaagaaaatgatttgaGCATATATGGCATAAGAAAAGCTTCTTGTCTTTCATATTATTCCtctacattttataaaatatccaCGAGATTTAAATGCTTTCACGCTCATTCTGTTCCTCTCCCAGTACTAACCTAACCTGCATCTTTCTCCAtgatctctttttctttatactCTGATCTTTTGGCCTGCCACAGCTCCTGCATCCCAAGCTTCCTTTCTCTTAGTGTTAAAGAATCCCAAGTCGTAGCACCCAAGAACGCTTACCATGGCAGCAATAGATATTGCAATCCTGTTTGTAGCTTTCACAAGTCATTTTACCCTAACCATGAGCACCACCATGGTTGCACTTGCACCTGCCATCCCCAAACCTAAGCGATTGGTCACCAAACTAATTCATCGCGACTCCATCTTTTCTCCCCGTTATAATGCTAATGGCACCATTGCTGATCGTGCAAGACGTGCTATGGAAACTTCAATTGCGCGTTTTGTTCAGGTGTCCGGACTAGTCTCGGATAGCCATGGCATTCGAACCACTCTTCTCCTTAGCCAGCCCAGTGAACTATTCTACATAAATTTTTCTATCGGCCATCCACCACTTCCACAGCTAGCAATCATGGACAGTGGCAGTAGTTTTCTATGGATCAAGTGTCTTCCTTGCAGTCCTTGTTCAAGCAAATCACCTATTTCAATTTTTGATCCTAGGAAGTCTCTCACTTATTCTAGCATGTCATGCAGGAGATATAGGTGTAACCATTCCAAATGCAACTCCTATAATGAATGTACTTACAATACAACATATGTTCGAGGTCCTGGATCGACCGGGATCTATGTTTTTGAACAACTTTCCTTCGAGACGATAGACGACACGAAGATTGTGGTGCCAAGGGTACTTTTGGGGTGTGGTCGAAATCTTGAAGTTGATAAAGGTCAATACAATGGAGTATTTGGACTTGGAGTTGGTAGAGAGACATCTTTGATAACTCAATTAGGTTCTCAATTCTCCTACTGCGTTGGTAATATAATGGATCCTCATATCCTTACAACCAGCTATCCTTGGGTGATGGAGCAATAATGGAAGGTGATTCAACACCTTTAGAAAGCAGCTATGGCCGCTATATATTACGTTACACTTGAAGGAATTAGTATAGAAGGTAAACTGCTAGAGATAGACCGTCGTATTTTTTAAAGGACAGCCATGGTTGATAATGGAGTGATCCTTGATTCAGGAACTGCATATACTTGGCTAGCCCAAGATGCATATAATGCACTTAGCGAAGAAGTTCAAAGTCTCTTCAGAGAGATGTTACAACGGTACAAAGGCATGCCAAACCAACTGTGCTACATTGGGAGTGTGAGGGAGGATCTTAGTGGGTTCCCGGCAGTAACTTTCCATTTTGCGAATGGAGCACAATTAGTGCTCGACACCCAAAGTATGTTTCTTCCATAGCTCCAAGAGTGTTTTGCCTGGCCATAGGTTCTAGTGCTGTCAATGGAGACAACTCCAAAAATTTGTCCGTCATTGGAATGATGGCCCAACAGAACTACAATGTGGGTTACGACATTGGTCAAAACAAGTTGTACTTCCAAAGAATTGATTGTGAGCTTCTTAAGGACTAGAGCATGAATTGAAATCAGagtctccttctcttttctttttagttctcAGCATACGAGGCTTACAATGTCCAATGATCGAATATTTGTTATGACAGCAGTAACACTCTTAAGCACAAGTgggcaaacaaaacaaaatggccATCATGAGTGTAGTGTATTATAACAGAGGCACTGTCATGCAAAGAACTAAATGGTGAATTAGAAACAGAAAATTaagcatgaaaattttattgtGGACAGTTGATAGTTTATCAGGGAATAGTTTGTTAGGTGGGCACAAGCACTGATAGTACAAGGATTGATTCTCATTTCTTGAATGGGGAGTGCAGGGTGGCTGCTTTACAATCCCCCTAGATGTCACAGGAAAGGGAAACATCAAGTCAAACCAGGAAAAAACTGTAAAAATAACTAGATCTACCAAACCTGTGTTTAAGATGCTAATaatattttcctatgatttaaGACTCAAAAATTAACCCAAATGGTAATTCTGAATGTACCTCTTTCCCCCAATTCTGATCCCAAGTCCCAAACGAGGTATTTGCTCTTTATAGTGTAGAAACAAACAAGCCAATTCCTTTCAGGCTGCACCAAACAATTAATCAATCTTCACTGATGAGTACATGAGCCTGGTAAACCAGAAGCAGGCATAGAAGCCAATTGTGCCAGTAAGCACAAAGAAAGCATATGAGGCAATCAGCATGTAGCCAAAGTATAAGATCCCAGACACTGGTTTTGTAATATCAAGCTTCGTGAAGAAGTAGAAAGCAGCATAGAGGAAGAGGTAAATTGCAGAGGACCCTGATGTCAGGTAAGACCTCCACCACCAAAGGTAGTCCTCACCGCACAGCTGGAAGTAGCAAAGCACAATTGTGATCTCGGCACAAGTGACAATGAGGATGACAAAGACAATGAATAGGAAACCAAAAATGTAGTAGAACTGATGCAGccatattgatgtaaggatgaAGAAGAGCTCGATAAAGACAGCTCCAAATGGAAGAATGCCTCCAATTAGAATAGAGAAAACTGGCTTCATGTACCAGGCCTGTTCTGGAATCTGCCTTGGGATCTTATTCGTTTTCACTGGATCCTCAATTGCAGGCTTCTTGAAACCAATATAACTACCAGCAAAGACTAGTGGAACTGAAATGCCAAACCATAAGAATACCAGAGCAAACATGGTTCCAAAAGGCACTGCCCCAGATGATTTCTCACCCCATATTAGAGCATTCAAGACAAAGAATATGGCAAAGATTGTTGCAGGAAACATGAAAGCCGTTTTCAGAGTAATTTTCTTCCATTCTGTTCCCTTGAACATCTTATAAAGACGAGCTGATGCATATCCAGAAAAAAGACCCATAAATACCCAGAGAAGGAGCATGGCTGTCATCAACCCACCTCGATTCGATGGAGAAAGGAAACCAAGTGCAGCAAATATCATAGTAACGAGAATCATCCCAAAAAACTGAACCCCTGTCCCGGCATAGACACAGAGGAGGTCTGAGTTTGTTGGAGGCCGGAAAGCATCCCCATGGACCAATTTCCATCCTGTCTCCTCTTGGGCTTCTTCTTGGGTCTCCAGTTGGTTGTACGTTGAGATATCCCGAAAAAGTGTCCTCAACATGATCATAGCCACCATCCCCGAGAGAAAAAGAACAATCATTAAAGAATTGACAATTGAGAACCAATGAATTTGATCATCAGCCATCAAAAGATAGGTATCCCACCGAGAAGCCCACTTCACTTCACTTTCCTGCAGGGTAAAACAAGACATGTGCCAACAGTAGAAAGCAACACTATAAGCTAGAGTCATAGAGGCAACCAGCAAAAGTCACTTCTTTACATGAAAGTACAGGACTGACCTCAAATGCAACATCATATGTAAATATCACATCCTTCTTATCCTCAATCACTTGAGGAGATTCAGAGCTAGTAACTGCACGCCTTGCGTGGGGATCACAGGTTGTTAGTCGTGTATTCTCATTCTTCCACTGACCATCATAATCATGTTTAACGCTGGATTCATTTAAAATGATAAGTCTTAGAATAAAAGAGCGGACTGTCATTTCACAGACAAAGGGAAGTTAACAGAAAAAATGCAATTTAGAATCATAGAATCAGAGAGAATAACCTGAATGGTTTGACCTCAAACCCAACAATCCTGGCTAAATTTGACTGAGAGTCTTTGTGAAATTTGACAGTAAATGTCAAGTGATTGTggataaaatgtttttgatctTTGCTctgcaaacaaaaataaattgcttCAGTAATCGCTATTCAgcattcaataataataatcaaaacagaTTAGACAGAGCAAGAACTTACCCCAGCATACTGCCCTTTAAGACCAACTTGGAAGCCATGTTGATACACTACCGCATTTTCCTGATCAAACCTTGTAATGGGCACAACAAGTGGAAGATTATCCAAAATCCTGTTCCATGCAGCATTTACCAGAAAGTCATAAGAGATGTTAttcacataaaaatcataaccAAGAGTGTAAGGAATTAGCACTCACATGTTGACCCGGTAATCATCATCAATCTTTTCCTTGAATTGTTTTGCTGTTTTTGCATCAAGGGTTATACGACATAAAATTCGGCACTGTTGCGGTTCTCTCATTTGAAACTGCAACAAAACATTTATGTCAACTACACAGTAGCCACAGGAGAGGACATATGCAGAGAGAACCGACTAGCAAGCTATATTAAGACAGCTTACCACATAAGGAGAGTTTTCAATACGATCACCACGAAGAACTTCTCCAAGATTCTCTGCACTGTCAACTATACGATCTGGAGGACAATATGGGAGGGAATAGTATGAGTACGGAAGTTGTGTTTTTGTAGAAGTCAGTTTGTTTACTTTCACCTTTAACTCAGCCCCCTGTAATGGTAAACAAAATGTTGGAACTTGGCAGgcataaaaagatcaaaacaacaatAGATAGAGCTCTTCTTCATTAAATGGAAAACACATGCAAGCATATAAAGAAACTATGCAGGAGACCATGCTTGATGTATCGACATTCCACGATGAGAAGACTGAATTAAAATCCTATCATCATAATTCATTGAGGGTAACTAATGTCACAAGCACTAGGACATTCACCTTGGAAGCATCACCACTAGCCATTTACAAACCACATAATGCAATGTTAATGGGTATAAAAGTACATAAACATTCACGCATTGAAATAACAATCAATATTTGAGAACTTGGCTTTGATGGTTACAAGGAACATACCACACTTGCTCGGTTCCCTCCCCCAACCCCACCCTCTTCTCCATACACCACAAACACTTGGATCAAACAACACGATCATTATACATACATGTGGAAACCAGATAAATTCAAGGTCCCAAATTCAACAGAACAACATTCGCAGCAAAACTCTTTGATCTCACTTAGTTCAGAGAGATAAAAACAAAGCGAGTGATGAAAAAACACCATCCACTGAAACACAGTTAAACACAGAAAAGCTCACTTGAACCTTCTAAGTTACCAAATTTCCATTGCAAAATCAGATTTCTATGATTAACCCATTATTTTCACCTCCAGATTGCAAAATcccaatcttatttttttcaaaaaaggaaacaaacaaacaaaaatttacaaatcatttccttaaaataaaaaaaagcaaatgtaaaattaagtccataaaatcacaaaagaacaagaatcaaaagttgtcaagaaaaaaacattaaaaagaaagaaaagaaagggaaaaaacaaaaacaatatatccCATGCAAACAACAACAGAATCAGTAACAATCCATCAAGGGAAAAACAAGAAGATCTAACCCAAAATCTTCGATTTCTCTGCAAAAGCAGCATAattatacatgcatgcatgcgtATTTAATAAGTGAAGTAAGGTGTAGAGTAAATTACAGTAACGAAATCCTGAGGGGCGACACCAGGAAGATAGAAGGAATGGGATTGATAGGCTAATAACagcaaaagcaaagaaaactTCATGAAAGAGATTCCTAATCTGAGCGCGAGAGAAACTCCCGCCATGGCTGTtattgctagctagctagctacctAGCTAAATCAGATCTCCTGCTAACCTGATTCtcttctctatctctctctctctctcagttttCTTTATTCCatctctgttttcttctttggtCACAAGAAATGGAAACGGTAGTGGAGGAGGAGATACGTGGGTGTCTGTGTGCGTGGGCTTTGTTCCGTTGTTTTGCAGTTACCAAAATGGATgccaattaattaatgttttttagttggtgattaattaattattgattactTATTAGTACTggctatgttattttttagttcataaattttcaaatggGAGATTACTGATCGTTgatgttcttgtttttcttcttgatgtGAGGTCGAGATTGATTGTATCACGGAAATTGAGGGtcctttcttattattttctcattttataatatatttttttagtttttcttagaaaaattaGTGTTGATTACCCTCCTATTTTCATTATAAAGTGTGAATTTTGTAGTACGgttgaggtttttttaaaagtatcttttaattaaaaatatatattatttagagttttttattttttattttatattaatatattgaaattcttgaaaaattcttaaaatatattaatttaatattttttatcttttcaaataaaaaatactgtgAAATGTAGTTTAAAAAAGCAGGTTATAAAAAATAGGTTataccaaaaaataaacactccCTGAGTGCCAACAAATATCATTTATGAGTTGAATATATTGCATAAGCAAATATCTTCATAATAAATACACAAATTaagctaaattaaatttaaaggtgatcttgttttttatatttttaataatcaataGAGCTATAGTATTTTGTTTCAAGGTatggtatgtttgtttttgtggtgcgattgttttttaaaaaaaattaattttttatttattttaaaataatattttttatcttttcaaattaattttaatatttttttaagtaaaaaatattttgagaaataCCCGTTACCATTATACTAAATACTACGTCAAGTAagatactttatttttattttcatgtttttttctttcctagtTATAGTGCtagtgaaattctttttttttttttaaatattactaaAGTTTACCAAAGTGGATTATGCTTTGAGAATAGAGAGTTGTGCCTAAATTCATTCTCAAGTTTTCgttttcactataaaaaaatgaagagctTTTTTAGTCTAATGAACGTGCTTATCAAGTGATAGTCCTAACctagaattatttttgtataaactATAAACCATTGGATAATATAGATTTTATcaagtaattatattatttgatttttcaattaaagatttatatttggaaccatttaacataaaacatgaaattaccTACataatgacattgttttttaaaaagtaaattgaaaaaaaatctattattttcagattttctaatttatttattttttaaaattttatttaaggaGTTACAAactcttaataataataaactacttaaaaacatattcaataataaaattttgaattaaaattatacaCCAAAGATAGATTTgatatcattttataaaattgcaaaagtcaagaaacaataataaactcttatgtttggcagtgtggtaacagttgtttttcaaataacttttcgtgtcgaaatgcatacaaatgatgtttttttattttttaaaaaattatttttgacatcagcacatcaaaacgatccaaaacatacaaattatattaaattttaattaaaaaaattgaattttttgagaaCGCGGTGCACCCAAACAGTTTTTTAAGTACCAAACATcaatatctaataaaatttatatggaACAATATCATGCCCTATATTCTTTGGTTTTAACACAATGTTCTTGCACAAATAGCAACTAATTATTCTTGAATTAGAATCA includes:
- the LOC7459874 gene encoding aspartic proteinase CDR1; translation: MAAIDIAILFVAFTSHFTLTMSTTMVALAPAIPKPKRLVTKLIHRDSIFSPRYNANGTIADRARRAMETSIARFVQVSGLVSDSHGIRTTLLLSQPSELFYINFSIGHPPLPQLAIMDSGSSFLWIKCLPCSPCSSKSPISIFDPRKSLTYSSMSCRRYRCNHSKCNSYNECTYNTTYVRGPGSTGIYVFEQLSFETIDDTKIVVPRVLLGCGRNLEVDKGQYNGVFGLGVGRETSLITQLGSQFSYCVGTAYTWLAQDAYNALSEEVQSLFREMLQRYKGMPNQLCYIGSVREDLSGFPAVTFHFANGAQLVLDTQSSSAVNGDNSKNLSVIGMMAQQNYNVGYDIGQNKLYFQRIDCELLKD
- the LOC7489443 gene encoding transmembrane 9 superfamily member 9; amino-acid sequence: MAGVSLALRLGISFMKFSLLLLLLAYQSHSFYLPGVAPQDFVTGAELKVKVNKLTSTKTQLPYSYYSLPYCPPDRIVDSAENLGEVLRGDRIENSPYVFQMREPQQCRILCRITLDAKTAKQFKEKIDDDYRVNMILDNLPLVVPITRFDQENAVVYQHGFQVGLKGQYAGSKDQKHFIHNHLTFTVKFHKDSQSNLARIVGFEVKPFSVKHDYDGQWKNENTRLTTCDPHARRAVTSSESPQVIEDKKDVIFTYDVAFEESEVKWASRWDTYLLMADDQIHWFSIVNSLMIVLFLSGMVAMIMLRTLFRDISTYNQLETQEEAQEETGWKLVHGDAFRPPTNSDLLCVYAGTGVQFFGMILVTMIFAALGFLSPSNRGGLMTAMLLLWVFMGLFSGYASARLYKMFKGTEWKKITLKTAFMFPATIFAIFFVLNALIWGEKSSGAVPFGTMFALVFLWFGISVPLVFAGSYIGFKKPAIEDPVKTNKIPRQIPEQAWYMKPVFSILIGGILPFGAVFIELFFILTSIWLHQFYYIFGFLFIVFVILIVTCAEITIVLCYFQLCGEDYLWWWRSYLTSGSSAIYLFLYAAFYFFTKLDITKPVSGILYFGYMLIASYAFFVLTGTIGFYACFWFTRLMYSSVKID